A window of Candidatus Hydrogenedentota bacterium contains these coding sequences:
- a CDS encoding SIS domain-containing protein: MPALNPLEDEVLQGLLDRRPDLAGCREGVLSLHAALVRCYDGGGTLFTCGNGGSNADALHIVGELNKSFERLRPLRPEIREKFRGLPFGEELAVNLEAGLSSHALGFNGALKTAVENDNAIRDIAFAQELNALVRPGDVLLAISTSGNANNCLMAMSTAKAYGALAVSLTGPKGGAMGEFADLAIKAPGDSTKVIQEAHIALWHTMCLLIEVHYFPERRV; the protein is encoded by the coding sequence ATGCCCGCATTGAATCCGCTCGAAGATGAAGTACTCCAAGGACTTCTGGACCGCCGCCCCGACCTGGCGGGCTGCCGGGAGGGGGTGTTGTCGCTGCATGCGGCGCTGGTGCGCTGTTATGACGGCGGGGGGACGCTTTTTACGTGCGGGAATGGCGGATCGAACGCGGACGCGCTGCACATTGTGGGGGAATTGAACAAGAGTTTTGAGCGGTTGCGCCCGTTGCGGCCGGAGATTCGGGAGAAGTTTCGGGGGCTGCCGTTCGGGGAGGAGCTGGCGGTGAACCTGGAGGCGGGGCTTTCCTCGCATGCGCTGGGCTTCAATGGGGCGCTGAAGACCGCGGTGGAGAACGACAATGCGATTCGGGACATTGCGTTTGCGCAGGAATTGAACGCGCTGGTGCGCCCGGGCGATGTGTTGCTGGCGATTTCGACGTCGGGGAACGCGAACAATTGCCTGATGGCGATGTCGACCGCGAAGGCGTATGGGGCGCTGGCGGTGTCGCTGACGGGTCCGAAGGGCGGCGCGATGGGGGAGTTCGCGGATCTGGCGATCAAGGCGCCGGGGGATTCGACGAAGGTGATCCAGGAAGCGCATATCGCGTTGTGGCATACGATGTGTTTGTTGATTGAGGTGCATTATTTCCCGGAGCGGCGGGTGTAG
- a CDS encoding HigA family addiction module antidote protein encodes MMMYNPPHPGEILRALCLKPLGLSVTDASKALGVSRKTLSSILNGRAGISPEMAVRLSIAFDTTSESWMNQQVQYDLWQAEQRRADLKVVPLGR; translated from the coding sequence ATGATGATGTACAACCCGCCCCACCCGGGCGAAATACTGAGGGCGCTTTGCCTCAAACCCCTCGGACTTAGCGTCACGGACGCCTCGAAGGCCCTGGGCGTCAGCCGGAAAACGCTCTCCAGCATTTTGAACGGCCGCGCGGGTATCAGTCCGGAGATGGCGGTGCGCCTGTCCATTGCATTCGATACGACATCGGAGAGCTGGATGAATCAGCAGGTGCAGTACGACCTGTGGCAGGCCGAGCAACGGCGAGCGGACTTGAAAGTTGTGCCGTTGGGGCGATAG
- a CDS encoding CoA activase — MGCCSTSTSSSSCGTGSCGTATAAPAELPKSSCSSGGNCGCATKPAELPQVRAPRREFTPFQGTERYPQGLLMGLDVGSTTVKAVLVDPETDEILWKDYQRHETKQPEKCLELLQAACAALPGVPHNAVRVFITGSGGAGVGRHIGARFVQEVNAVSLAVEKLYPDVMSVVELGGQDAKIIVFKENEDNGSKKKIPSMNDKCAGGTGAVIDKINAKLKIPAEKLCQMGYVGHKLHPVAGKCGVFAETDINGLQKQGVPREELMASLFESIIQQNLSVLTRGHTLLPNVLLLGGPNCYVKGMAECWRHNIPQIWKERNVPVPDRPLEELVKVPENAQYFAAIGAVEFGKSEIEDDANTGAYQGTDQLRWYLDVGRVEEKKAAGRTGLVKTSEELDGFYARYTVEPWEPAAFAPGSEVEGYIGIDGGSTSTKAVLIGRDKEILAKVYQLSNGNPIEDTMDVLAQLEAKIHDQGCKLKVLGVGTTGYAKDVLKDVLNADVALVETVAHTQSGLHFYPDADVICDVGGQDIKVIILRNGAVKDFKLNTQCSAGNGYFLQSTAQDFGVDVRRYADVAFQAEAMPEFGYGCAVFMQSDIVDFQRQGWQAPEIMAGLADVLPKNIWLYVSQIPNLPKLGSTFVLQGGTQNNMAAVKAQADFITSRFHGTGIDPRVIVHKHCGESGAIGAAFEAHRLHNERRRNTTFIGMGAVHTIEYRTTRDENTRCYFCKNNCLRTFIDVKSAASKEAANIALDANTMKFNSSTVSHTRMKRGASEEEKKSPDFESKVPLAEDEQRLIIATCEKGTVEDVNDMKQIKKGLDTLKEKYPNLVDRSAVKAFMPVTVENLADPPPAARWYARGRRRAAIQARRAAMDRRGSIRIGMPKALNMYSQAPFFMAFFQSLGIRDRNLVWSDFTSEGLYKEGAKRGSIDPCFPSKVGIPHVHNLLYHKHTPKKPLDYILFPMVDSFPTWLENILGSRACPTVTATPEAVHAAFIKERDLFAEKGIVYKKTFLNMDNPALCAKQMYEDWGAELGLSMPEARRATDAGLKALADFYQARRDEARAMLDTLEREQRLGIVLLARPYHNDPGINHEIMDEFQKLGYPVFTQDSLPIDSDIIDRLFGDEIARGEIDSGFDIADVWKNSYSENTSRKVWAAKYVARHPNLVALELSNFKCGHDAPIYTVIEEIVENSGTPFFYFKDIDENKPAGAIKIRVETIGYFLKRYREDMIARAEKIAKIEADLAAYDEDLRHPERAMAAAS; from the coding sequence ATGGGTTGTTGCAGCACATCCACCAGCTCCAGCAGTTGCGGCACAGGCAGCTGCGGCACGGCCACCGCCGCGCCCGCCGAACTCCCCAAATCCTCCTGCTCGTCCGGCGGCAATTGCGGCTGCGCAACCAAACCCGCGGAACTCCCCCAGGTCCGCGCCCCACGCCGCGAATTCACGCCGTTCCAGGGCACGGAACGCTACCCCCAGGGACTCCTCATGGGCCTCGATGTCGGCAGCACCACCGTGAAGGCCGTTCTGGTCGACCCCGAGACCGACGAAATCCTCTGGAAGGACTACCAGCGCCACGAGACCAAACAGCCCGAGAAATGCCTTGAGCTGCTCCAGGCCGCCTGCGCGGCGCTGCCCGGCGTGCCCCACAACGCCGTCCGCGTCTTCATCACCGGCTCCGGCGGCGCCGGCGTCGGGCGCCACATCGGCGCGCGCTTCGTACAGGAAGTCAACGCTGTCTCGCTCGCCGTCGAAAAGCTCTACCCCGACGTCATGAGCGTCGTCGAACTGGGCGGCCAGGACGCGAAAATCATCGTCTTCAAGGAAAACGAAGATAACGGCTCCAAAAAGAAGATCCCCTCGATGAACGACAAATGCGCCGGCGGCACAGGCGCGGTCATCGACAAGATCAACGCCAAGCTCAAGATCCCCGCCGAAAAGCTCTGCCAGATGGGCTATGTCGGCCACAAGCTCCACCCCGTCGCCGGCAAGTGCGGCGTCTTCGCGGAAACCGACATCAACGGTCTCCAGAAGCAGGGCGTCCCGCGCGAAGAACTCATGGCCTCCCTCTTCGAGTCCATCATCCAGCAGAACCTCTCCGTCCTCACGCGCGGCCACACCCTCCTGCCCAATGTCCTCCTCCTCGGCGGACCCAACTGCTACGTCAAGGGCATGGCCGAATGCTGGCGCCACAACATCCCCCAGATCTGGAAAGAGCGCAATGTCCCCGTTCCCGACCGCCCCCTCGAAGAGTTGGTGAAGGTCCCGGAAAATGCCCAGTACTTCGCGGCCATCGGCGCCGTCGAGTTCGGCAAGTCCGAAATCGAGGACGACGCGAACACCGGCGCCTACCAGGGAACGGATCAGTTGCGGTGGTATCTCGACGTCGGTCGTGTCGAGGAAAAGAAAGCCGCCGGACGCACCGGCCTCGTGAAAACCTCCGAGGAGCTGGACGGCTTCTACGCGCGCTACACCGTCGAGCCCTGGGAGCCCGCCGCCTTCGCGCCCGGCTCGGAAGTCGAGGGCTACATCGGCATCGACGGCGGCTCCACCAGCACCAAGGCCGTCCTCATCGGACGCGACAAGGAAATCCTCGCCAAGGTCTACCAGCTCTCCAACGGCAACCCCATCGAAGACACGATGGACGTCCTCGCCCAGCTCGAAGCCAAAATCCACGATCAGGGCTGCAAGCTGAAAGTCCTCGGCGTCGGCACAACCGGCTACGCCAAGGACGTCCTGAAGGACGTGCTCAACGCCGACGTCGCGCTCGTCGAAACCGTGGCGCACACGCAAAGCGGCCTCCACTTCTACCCCGACGCCGACGTCATCTGCGACGTGGGCGGCCAGGACATCAAGGTCATTATCCTGCGCAACGGAGCCGTCAAGGATTTCAAGCTCAACACGCAGTGTTCGGCGGGCAACGGCTACTTCCTCCAGAGCACCGCCCAGGATTTCGGCGTGGACGTACGGCGCTACGCGGATGTGGCCTTCCAGGCCGAGGCCATGCCGGAATTCGGCTACGGATGCGCCGTATTCATGCAGTCCGACATCGTCGACTTCCAGCGCCAGGGCTGGCAGGCCCCCGAGATCATGGCCGGACTCGCCGACGTCCTCCCGAAGAACATCTGGCTCTACGTCTCCCAGATCCCCAACCTCCCCAAGCTCGGCAGCACCTTCGTCCTCCAGGGCGGCACCCAGAACAATATGGCCGCCGTGAAGGCGCAGGCCGACTTCATCACCAGCCGCTTCCACGGCACCGGCATCGATCCCCGCGTCATCGTGCACAAGCACTGCGGCGAGTCCGGTGCGATCGGAGCCGCCTTCGAGGCCCACCGCCTCCACAACGAGCGCAGGCGCAACACCACTTTCATCGGCATGGGCGCCGTCCACACCATCGAATACCGCACCACGCGCGACGAGAACACGCGCTGCTACTTCTGCAAGAACAACTGCCTCCGCACCTTCATCGATGTAAAGTCCGCGGCCTCGAAGGAAGCCGCAAACATCGCGCTCGACGCGAACACGATGAAGTTCAACTCCTCAACCGTGAGTCACACGCGGATGAAGCGCGGCGCGAGCGAGGAGGAGAAAAAGTCCCCGGATTTCGAGTCGAAAGTCCCCCTGGCGGAAGACGAACAGCGCCTCATCATCGCCACCTGCGAAAAGGGCACGGTCGAAGACGTCAACGACATGAAACAGATCAAGAAGGGGCTCGACACCCTGAAGGAAAAATACCCCAACCTCGTCGATCGCTCCGCGGTGAAGGCCTTCATGCCGGTCACCGTGGAAAACCTGGCCGACCCGCCGCCCGCCGCCCGATGGTACGCGCGCGGCCGCCGGCGCGCGGCCATCCAGGCCCGCCGCGCCGCCATGGATCGCCGCGGGAGCATACGCATCGGCATGCCCAAAGCCCTCAACATGTACTCCCAGGCCCCCTTCTTCATGGCCTTCTTCCAGAGCCTCGGCATCCGCGATCGCAACCTCGTCTGGTCCGACTTCACCAGCGAAGGGCTCTACAAGGAAGGCGCCAAGCGCGGTTCCATCGACCCCTGCTTCCCCAGCAAGGTCGGCATACCCCACGTCCACAACCTGCTCTACCACAAGCACACCCCGAAGAAACCCTTGGATTACATCCTCTTCCCGATGGTCGACTCCTTCCCCACCTGGCTGGAAAACATCCTCGGAAGCCGCGCCTGCCCCACCGTCACCGCTACCCCGGAAGCCGTGCACGCCGCCTTCATCAAGGAGCGCGACCTCTTCGCGGAAAAGGGCATCGTCTACAAGAAGACCTTCCTGAACATGGACAATCCCGCCCTCTGCGCAAAGCAAATGTACGAGGACTGGGGCGCGGAACTCGGGCTCTCCATGCCCGAAGCACGCCGCGCCACCGACGCCGGCCTGAAGGCCCTGGCCGATTTCTACCAGGCCCGGCGGGACGAGGCCCGCGCCATGCTCGACACCCTCGAGCGCGAACAGCGCCTCGGCATCGTCCTGCTCGCGCGCCCCTACCACAACGACCCCGGCATCAACCACGAAATCATGGACGAGTTCCAGAAGCTCGGCTACCCCGTCTTCACCCAGGACAGCCTTCCCATCGACAGCGACATCATCGATCGCCTCTTCGGCGACGAAATCGCCCGCGGCGAAATCGACAGCGGCTTCGATATCGCCGATGTCTGGAAAAACAGCTACTCGGAAAACACCTCCCGCAAGGTATGGGCCGCGAAATATGTCGCCCGCCACCCCAACCTCGTCGCCCTCGAACTGAGCAACTTCAAGTGCGGCCACGACGCCCCCATCTACACCGTGATCGAGGAAATCGTCGAAAACTCCGGCACGCCCTTCTTCTACTTCAAGGACATCGACGAGAACAAGCCCGCCGGAGCCATCAAGATCCGCGTGGAAACCATCGGCTACTTCCTCAAGCGCTACCGGGAGGATATGATCGCGCGGGCCGAAAAGATCGCCAAAATCGAGGCGGATCTCGCCGCATATGATGAGGATCTCCGGCACCCCGAGCGCGCCATGGCGGCCGCTTCATAG
- a CDS encoding zinc ribbon domain-containing protein — translation MPIYTYQVIHDDGTEGEVFEYSHGMSEPALTEHPETGEQVVRVFQTPHIAGNSNERIQKQNTSDKNLERMGFTKYVRNGKGHYERHVGNAGPDRLQSTD, via the coding sequence ATGCCCATTTACACCTACCAGGTGATTCACGATGACGGCACGGAGGGGGAGGTGTTCGAGTACAGCCACGGCATGAGCGAGCCGGCGCTGACGGAGCACCCGGAGACGGGGGAGCAGGTGGTGCGGGTGTTTCAGACGCCGCACATTGCGGGGAACAGCAACGAGCGCATTCAGAAGCAGAACACGAGCGACAAGAATCTGGAGCGGATGGGTTTTACGAAGTACGTGCGCAATGGCAAGGGCCACTACGAGCGCCACGTAGGGAACGCGGGCCCGGACCGGCTGCAGTCGACGGACTGA
- a CDS encoding glycerophosphodiester phosphodiesterase → MHIRAITTALALLLAPLAAANLCAHRGDVAAAPENTLPAFQSAVEKGVPQIEFDVELTRDGELVIMHDATVDRTTDGSGKVTDLTFAEIRALDAGAWFSEDFRGTRVPTLRETLEAIPEHILCNVHLKGGEELAQKAALLIREMGRLDQCFLATNLESIAAARAAVPEIKTCNMSRQAGNRAAYIADTIKHKCEFIQLHQRDGHENLEAEVKQLHEAGVTVNWFGANDPALIARLHKAGVDYILTDVLDVALETIKNAGN, encoded by the coding sequence ATGCACATCCGAGCAATCACCACCGCCCTCGCGCTGCTCCTCGCGCCCCTGGCCGCCGCGAACCTCTGCGCCCACCGTGGCGATGTCGCCGCCGCGCCGGAAAACACCCTCCCCGCCTTCCAATCCGCCGTCGAAAAAGGCGTTCCCCAGATCGAGTTCGACGTCGAGCTCACCCGGGACGGCGAACTCGTCATCATGCACGACGCCACCGTCGACCGCACCACCGACGGCTCGGGAAAAGTCACCGATCTCACCTTCGCCGAAATCCGCGCGCTCGACGCGGGAGCCTGGTTCTCCGAGGACTTCCGGGGTACGCGCGTCCCCACGCTGCGCGAAACGCTGGAAGCCATTCCGGAGCATATCCTCTGCAACGTCCACCTCAAGGGCGGTGAGGAACTGGCCCAAAAGGCCGCCCTGCTCATTCGGGAAATGGGCCGGCTCGACCAGTGCTTCCTCGCCACAAACCTCGAAAGCATCGCCGCAGCCCGCGCCGCCGTCCCCGAAATCAAGACCTGCAACATGTCGCGACAGGCCGGAAACCGCGCCGCCTATATCGCGGATACCATTAAGCATAAATGCGAGTTCATCCAGCTACACCAGCGCGATGGACACGAAAACCTGGAGGCGGAGGTCAAGCAGTTGCATGAGGCCGGCGTCACCGTCAACTGGTTCGGCGCGAACGATCCCGCGCTGATAGCGCGCCTGCATAAGGCCGGTGTAGACTATATCCTCACCGACGTGCTCGATGTGGCCCTGGAGACCATCAAAAACGCCGGCAATTAG
- a CDS encoding activator of (R)-2-hydroxyglutaryl-CoA dehydratase: METINYAGSAPTADAIALEIEKERRRRYAEAGLDLDKRKHFKRPGERPFTKAERDTTTILYGGLTLRHERLIHAAFTSLGYRMSVIPTPRKADFQAGKEYGNNGQCNPTYFTVGALVNYLKDLRDRQGIATEAILRDYIFVTAGSCGPCRFGMYEAEYRLALRNSGFDGFRVILFQQQGGLKQAVGEEQGLEFNAAFALRLLNAIVMGDLLNEVAYQLRPYEAEPGQVNRAFDRALDHICDAFQTANDRIGAAPAWWKRLPKSLREKDGLRILQQRWEPFYVQTMAEACRIIAENVEVDFTRPRPVCKVTGEFWAQTTEGDGNFHMFEFLEAQGAEVLVETITTWINYLINQARGKIADQAGLEDPKGPFGALRGRLRNRWKLARIEIARRFLDREYERLRKALGGTAHRQVCQLELQRMGHPYYNSKAAGGEGHLEVAKNIYYANKSLAHMVMSLKPFGCMPSAQSDGAQAAVTTHFSDMIFIPIETSGEGDVNAHSRAQMALGEAKLKSKQEFQACVKRSGYTIDQIRAYVEAHPDFRKPFQKLPHYEGVVGRAANFVLYVGERMAEDRAWKVDREGAATRAVV; encoded by the coding sequence ATGGAAACGATCAACTACGCCGGGAGCGCCCCGACCGCGGACGCGATAGCCCTCGAAATCGAAAAGGAGCGCCGCCGCCGCTATGCCGAAGCGGGCCTCGACCTCGACAAGCGTAAACATTTCAAGCGCCCCGGGGAGCGCCCCTTCACCAAAGCCGAGCGGGACACCACGACCATCCTCTATGGCGGCCTCACCCTCCGGCACGAGCGCCTCATCCACGCCGCGTTCACCTCCCTGGGCTACCGGATGTCCGTGATCCCCACCCCGCGCAAGGCCGACTTCCAGGCGGGCAAGGAATACGGCAACAACGGCCAGTGCAATCCCACCTACTTCACCGTGGGCGCCCTCGTGAATTACCTCAAGGATCTGCGCGACCGCCAGGGCATCGCCACCGAAGCCATTCTCCGCGACTACATCTTCGTCACCGCCGGAAGCTGCGGCCCCTGCCGATTCGGCATGTACGAAGCCGAATACCGGCTCGCCCTCCGCAACAGCGGCTTCGATGGCTTCCGCGTTATCCTCTTCCAGCAACAGGGCGGCCTCAAGCAGGCCGTCGGCGAAGAACAGGGGCTCGAGTTCAACGCGGCCTTCGCGCTGCGCCTCCTCAACGCCATCGTCATGGGCGACCTCCTCAACGAAGTCGCCTACCAGCTCCGGCCCTACGAAGCCGAGCCCGGCCAGGTCAACCGCGCCTTCGACCGCGCCCTGGATCACATCTGTGACGCCTTCCAGACCGCCAACGATCGCATCGGCGCGGCGCCCGCCTGGTGGAAGCGCCTGCCGAAAAGCCTCCGCGAAAAGGACGGCCTCCGCATCCTGCAGCAACGCTGGGAGCCCTTCTACGTCCAGACCATGGCGGAGGCCTGCCGGATTATCGCCGAAAACGTCGAAGTCGACTTCACCCGCCCCAGACCCGTCTGCAAAGTCACCGGCGAATTCTGGGCCCAGACCACCGAGGGCGACGGCAACTTCCACATGTTCGAATTCCTGGAAGCCCAGGGAGCCGAAGTCCTCGTGGAAACCATCACCACCTGGATCAACTACCTCATCAACCAGGCGCGCGGAAAAATCGCCGACCAGGCGGGTCTCGAAGATCCCAAAGGCCCCTTCGGCGCGCTCCGCGGCAGGCTTCGGAACCGCTGGAAGCTCGCCCGAATCGAAATCGCCCGCCGCTTCCTCGACCGCGAGTACGAGCGCCTCCGCAAGGCCCTCGGCGGCACGGCCCACCGGCAGGTCTGCCAGCTCGAACTCCAGCGCATGGGCCACCCCTACTACAACAGCAAGGCCGCCGGCGGCGAAGGCCACCTCGAAGTCGCCAAAAACATCTACTACGCCAACAAGAGCCTCGCCCACATGGTCATGAGCCTCAAGCCCTTCGGATGCATGCCCTCCGCACAGTCCGACGGCGCCCAGGCCGCCGTCACCACCCATTTCTCCGACATGATCTTCATCCCCATCGAAACCTCCGGCGAGGGCGACGTCAACGCCCACAGCCGCGCGCAGATGGCCCTCGGTGAGGCCAAGCTCAAGTCCAAACAGGAGTTCCAGGCCTGCGTAAAACGCTCCGGCTACACCATCGACCAGATCCGCGCCTACGTCGAAGCCCACCCCGACTTCCGCAAGCCCTTCCAGAAACTCCCGCACTACGAAGGCGTCGTCGGACGCGCCGCCAATTTCGTGCTCTATGTCGGCGAACGGATGGCGGAAGACAGGGCATGGAAGGTGGATCGGGAAGGCGCGGCAACGCGGGCGGTGGTGTAG
- a CDS encoding MBOAT family protein produces the protein MLFNSMPFCLYFPAVAGVYFLAPERWRWAWLLAASYGFYMAWEPGYVALLWISTAVDYVAARRIAASSGGARRVWLGASLTANLGLLFFFKYYNFFRDSLGAGARSAGLSLELPYSDFLLPLGISFYTFQTLSYTIDVYRGERAPERHLGYFALYVCFFPQLVAGPIERASRLLPQLRRAHAFDYDRVCDGLRLMAWGFFKKMVIADRLAVAVERVYAEPGGHSGPVLLLATLAFGYQIYCDFSGYSDIAIGAARVMGVGLSPNFNRPYAASSIRDFWRRWHMTLSAWFRDYVYVPLGGNRNSAAGWAAAILVVFAASGLWHGANWTFLVWGLIHGGLLIAERGAVAVAPGLARIPHALKVALTFSAVHVGWIFFRAADLGEALEVVSGLLGGWGEVAEATFWGAAVRALGLGWGEVVLVCVAVAVVEAVQYAGSRAALQPWFRAQPVALRWAAYTAIFWTIFLAGVFRQTEFYYFVF, from the coding sequence ATGCTTTTTAATTCGATGCCGTTTTGCCTGTACTTTCCCGCGGTGGCGGGGGTGTACTTTCTGGCTCCGGAACGGTGGCGGTGGGCGTGGCTGCTGGCGGCGAGTTACGGGTTCTACATGGCGTGGGAGCCGGGGTATGTGGCGCTGCTGTGGATTTCCACGGCGGTGGACTATGTGGCGGCTCGGCGGATCGCGGCTTCGTCGGGGGGCGCGCGCCGGGTTTGGCTTGGGGCGAGCCTGACGGCGAATCTGGGTCTGCTGTTTTTCTTCAAGTACTACAATTTTTTTCGGGATAGCCTGGGCGCGGGGGCGCGGTCGGCGGGGCTTTCGCTGGAGCTGCCGTACTCCGATTTTCTGCTGCCGCTGGGGATATCGTTTTATACGTTTCAGACGCTGAGCTACACGATCGATGTGTATCGGGGCGAGCGTGCGCCGGAGCGGCATCTGGGTTACTTTGCGCTGTACGTATGTTTTTTTCCGCAGCTGGTGGCGGGTCCGATTGAACGGGCGTCGCGGCTGCTGCCGCAGCTCCGGCGGGCGCACGCGTTCGATTATGATCGGGTGTGCGATGGGCTCCGGCTGATGGCGTGGGGCTTTTTCAAGAAGATGGTGATAGCGGACCGGCTGGCGGTGGCGGTGGAGCGGGTGTACGCGGAACCGGGGGGGCATAGCGGGCCGGTGCTGCTATTGGCGACGCTGGCGTTTGGGTACCAGATCTACTGCGATTTTTCGGGGTACAGCGATATCGCGATCGGGGCGGCGCGGGTGATGGGGGTGGGGCTTTCCCCGAACTTCAACCGGCCTTATGCGGCGTCCTCGATTCGGGACTTCTGGCGGCGTTGGCACATGACGCTCTCGGCGTGGTTCCGCGATTATGTGTACGTGCCGCTGGGCGGGAACCGGAACAGCGCGGCGGGCTGGGCGGCGGCGATCCTGGTGGTGTTTGCCGCCAGCGGGCTCTGGCACGGGGCGAACTGGACGTTTCTGGTCTGGGGGCTCATTCATGGCGGGCTGCTGATTGCGGAACGGGGCGCGGTGGCCGTCGCGCCGGGGCTGGCGCGGATCCCGCATGCGTTGAAGGTCGCGCTGACGTTTTCGGCGGTGCATGTGGGGTGGATCTTCTTTCGCGCGGCGGACCTGGGGGAGGCGCTGGAGGTGGTGTCGGGGCTGTTGGGCGGTTGGGGGGAGGTGGCTGAGGCAACGTTCTGGGGGGCGGCGGTCCGCGCGCTGGGACTGGGCTGGGGGGAGGTCGTTCTGGTGTGCGTCGCGGTTGCGGTGGTGGAGGCGGTGCAGTATGCGGGGAGCCGGGCCGCGCTTCAGCCGTGGTTTCGCGCGCAGCCGGTGGCATTGCGCTGGGCAGCGTACACGGCGATCTTCTGGACGATTTTTTTGGCCGGGGTGTTTCGGCAGACGGAGTTTTATTATTTTGTGTTTTGA
- the mdh gene encoding malate dehydrogenase: MSVGKKFKIASIGAGNVGASAAQYCLELELGDVVLTDIVEGLPQGKALDLTEAGPIRGYSSQCVGTNDYADIEGSDLVIVTAGLPRKPGMTRLDLLEKNGNIISGICENIKKYAPNSTVIIVTNPLDVMVYLAYKKLGFPAERVIGMAGCLDSSRMRSFVAMELGVSMKNVDTMVLGSHGDDMVPLPHYTTVSGIPITKLLPQDRIDAIVERTRKGGGEIVALLKTGSAYYAPAASAVRMAQSILRDEKQLLPCAALLTGQYGLDDIYMGVPCVLGKNGVEQILELEISDADRASLHKSAEEVRSGIAGLQERGIL; this comes from the coding sequence ATGTCGGTTGGCAAGAAGTTCAAGATCGCATCGATCGGTGCGGGCAATGTGGGCGCGTCGGCGGCGCAGTACTGCCTGGAGCTGGAGCTGGGCGATGTCGTGTTGACGGACATTGTCGAGGGGCTGCCGCAGGGGAAGGCGCTGGACCTGACGGAGGCGGGCCCGATTCGGGGCTATAGCAGCCAGTGTGTCGGCACGAACGACTACGCGGACATCGAGGGCTCGGATCTGGTGATTGTGACGGCGGGGCTGCCGCGTAAGCCGGGTATGACGCGCCTGGACCTGCTGGAGAAGAACGGCAACATTATTTCGGGCATCTGCGAGAACATCAAGAAGTACGCGCCGAATTCGACGGTGATTATCGTAACGAATCCGCTGGACGTGATGGTGTACCTGGCGTATAAGAAGCTGGGCTTCCCGGCGGAGCGGGTGATCGGCATGGCGGGCTGCCTGGACAGCTCGCGGATGCGCTCGTTCGTGGCGATGGAGCTGGGGGTGAGCATGAAAAACGTGGACACGATGGTGCTCGGTTCGCACGGCGACGACATGGTTCCGCTGCCGCACTACACGACGGTATCGGGCATCCCGATCACGAAGCTGTTGCCGCAGGATCGCATTGACGCGATTGTGGAGCGGACGCGGAAGGGCGGCGGCGAGATCGTGGCGCTGCTGAAGACGGGCAGCGCGTACTACGCGCCGGCGGCGAGTGCGGTGCGGATGGCGCAGAGCATTCTCCGAGACGAGAAGCAGCTGCTTCCATGCGCGGCGCTGCTGACGGGGCAGTACGGCCTGGACGACATCTACATGGGCGTGCCGTGCGTCCTGGGCAAGAACGGCGTGGAGCAGATACTCGAGCTGGAAATCTCGGACGCGGATCGGGCTTCGCTGCACAAGTCGGCGGAGGAAGTGCGTTCGGGTATTGCGGGGCTTCAGGAGCGGGGCATCCTATAG
- a CDS encoding type II toxin-antitoxin system RelE/ParE family toxin produces MIASFKHKGLERFFRSGVTSGVQAAHVARLRLILGRLNASTGPSDMNLPGLYLHRLRGARLDTWSVRVSGNWRITFQFDGEDAIHVDYEDYH; encoded by the coding sequence GTGATCGCGAGCTTCAAACACAAAGGGCTGGAACGATTCTTCCGTAGCGGCGTGACGTCGGGCGTTCAGGCCGCACATGTGGCGCGGCTGCGCCTCATTTTGGGGCGTCTGAACGCATCTACCGGCCCGAGCGATATGAACTTACCTGGCTTGTATCTTCACCGGCTCCGCGGCGCGCGGCTGGACACGTGGTCTGTGCGCGTGAGCGGAAATTGGCGGATTACCTTCCAATTTGACGGTGAGGACGCGATTCACGTGGACTACGAAGACTACCATTGA
- a CDS encoding PIN domain-containing protein: MKVLYDTNILLDVFQFRQPHYRDSAMSLNISLTGRAVGYFSAHAVPTLYYILNKYADRDTTRESITWVLGFLEIVPCDRRILDSALNAPMVDFEDAIVAQCARFASCDYIVTRNTKDFPSSHVPVSTPSDFLARIQS, encoded by the coding sequence ATGAAAGTGCTGTACGATACCAATATTCTCCTTGACGTCTTCCAGTTTCGCCAGCCGCACTACCGCGACTCGGCAATGTCGCTGAATATCAGCCTTACCGGCAGAGCGGTCGGATACTTTTCGGCGCATGCCGTGCCAACCTTGTACTATATCTTGAATAAGTATGCGGACAGGGACACAACACGAGAATCAATCACGTGGGTCTTGGGGTTCTTGGAGATCGTCCCGTGCGACAGACGAATCCTTGACAGCGCGCTCAATGCTCCCATGGTGGATTTCGAAGATGCAATCGTTGCGCAATGCGCTCGCTTCGCGTCCTGCGATTACATTGTCACGCGAAATACGAAAGACTTCCCAAGTTCGCACGTGCCCGTTTCGACGCCAAGCGACTTCCTGGCAAGGATTCAGTCGTAA